The following coding sequences are from one Natrarchaeobaculum sulfurireducens window:
- a CDS encoding ABC transporter substrate-binding protein, whose translation MGDDAPFVTRRGALAGLGSVAASSLAGCSERLWSRAENTTPAQVELTIKTVPADDDVVAAKILSQLRDNLREAGIDTTHEPIPEMNLYRDVLLEQDYDLFVVRHPGFDEMDALRGLLHSDFVNERGWQNPLQFSDVTIDGHLEQQRTANEDDREAMLTDLFEYFDETTPYTVIGFPDRIGGVREEISAPAPPTRPVEYYEILSREPDDGSRDDPLVVGVFGEGLGDRLNPIVADRTRIDGLLGLLYDPLARPVGEDGELVPWLAEEVDWDDSDGLEATITLREGLRWHDDERLDADDVAFTMEFLEDTSMGSVEGGVPAHRYRCRQTVLQTVEQTDTRTVTFSFGDSNRAVAERSLTIPILPKHVWESRSEVIAEYRTDALATDNQEPVGSGLLELTEVTSDEIVLDPFEEHVFRDSSADRPDVLSDFSQYSGLRFRTYPNPGSMVESLLDGDIDLTTGMISSTEREALSDASDSMLRTASSTSFYMIGYNLHHEDLGNPRFRRVISRLVDREYVVSEFLDGQGKPATRYSSLVGLRDDEWGFDQPSDLTTFPGSDGEVNPTRVRSLFEDAGYRYEDDELLR comes from the coding sequence ATGGGAGACGACGCTCCGTTTGTAACCCGGCGGGGCGCCCTTGCCGGTCTGGGAAGCGTAGCAGCGAGTTCACTCGCCGGCTGTTCGGAGCGACTCTGGTCTCGAGCCGAAAACACGACCCCGGCGCAGGTCGAACTGACGATCAAGACGGTGCCGGCCGACGACGATGTCGTCGCCGCCAAAATATTGAGTCAACTCAGAGATAACCTTCGTGAGGCCGGAATCGACACCACGCACGAGCCAATCCCGGAGATGAACCTCTACCGGGATGTATTACTCGAGCAGGACTACGATCTCTTCGTCGTCCGCCATCCCGGTTTCGACGAGATGGACGCGCTTCGTGGGTTGCTTCACTCTGACTTCGTCAACGAACGGGGGTGGCAAAACCCCCTGCAGTTTTCGGACGTCACCATCGATGGGCACTTAGAACAGCAGCGAACGGCCAACGAGGACGATCGTGAAGCCATGCTAACTGACCTATTCGAATACTTCGACGAAACGACGCCGTATACGGTGATCGGATTTCCCGACCGAATCGGTGGCGTACGCGAGGAGATCTCGGCACCGGCACCACCCACCCGGCCCGTCGAGTATTACGAGATACTCTCTCGCGAGCCAGACGATGGGTCCCGAGACGACCCGCTCGTCGTCGGAGTGTTCGGCGAAGGACTCGGGGATCGGCTGAATCCGATCGTAGCTGACAGAACCCGAATCGATGGGTTGCTTGGGCTGCTGTACGATCCACTCGCCAGACCGGTTGGTGAAGACGGCGAACTCGTTCCGTGGCTCGCCGAGGAGGTCGACTGGGACGACTCAGATGGTCTCGAGGCGACGATCACGTTGCGCGAGGGACTGCGCTGGCACGACGACGAACGGCTCGATGCCGACGACGTTGCGTTCACGATGGAGTTTCTCGAAGACACGTCGATGGGATCGGTCGAGGGTGGGGTTCCGGCCCATCGGTATCGATGTCGACAGACCGTACTCCAGACCGTCGAACAGACGGATACTCGTACAGTTACGTTCTCGTTCGGCGATTCGAACCGCGCGGTCGCGGAGCGGAGTCTCACGATACCAATCCTTCCGAAACACGTCTGGGAGTCCCGCTCCGAAGTCATCGCCGAGTATCGTACCGACGCACTCGCTACTGATAACCAAGAGCCGGTCGGATCGGGGCTGTTAGAACTGACCGAAGTCACTTCAGACGAGATCGTCCTCGACCCGTTCGAAGAACACGTCTTCCGTGACTCCTCGGCCGACCGGCCGGACGTGTTGTCGGACTTTTCACAGTATTCGGGGCTGCGGTTCCGAACGTATCCAAACCCCGGCTCGATGGTCGAATCGCTACTGGACGGAGACATAGACCTTACAACTGGGATGATCTCGTCTACGGAACGTGAGGCGCTCAGTGACGCGTCCGACTCGATGTTACGAACAGCCTCCTCCACCTCGTTTTACATGATCGGATACAACCTCCACCACGAGGACCTCGGAAATCCGCGGTTCAGACGGGTAATCTCCAGACTGGTCGACCGGGAATACGTTGTCTCCGAGTTTCTCGATGGCCAGGGGAAACCAGCGACGAGATACAGCTCTCTGGTCGGGCTTCGGGACGACGAATGGGGATTCGACCAGCCGTCCGACCTCACCACATTCCCCGGCTCGGATGGCGAAGTCAACCCTACTCGGGTTCGATCACTCTTCGAGGATGCGGGATATCGATACGAAGACGACGAACTTCTCAGATGA
- a CDS encoding tubulin/FtsZ family protein yields MKLALIGFGQAGGKVVDEFLSFDEAIGGGFIESAVAVNSATTDLHGLERVPQANRVLIGQARVKGHGVGADNELGAAVTEEDIDEIQGAIDRIPVHEIDAFLIVAGMGGGTGSGGAPVLASHLRRIYSQPVFGLGILPAMDEGGIYTLNAARSFQTFVREVDNLLVFDNDVWRSAGESVADGYGRINREIVERFGLLFAAGEVGHGDHIAESVVDSSEIINTLNDGVSTIGYASETVEPSSDGLLSTFKSDDGFDEGQATNRMTSLVRKATLGRLTLPCDVGSADRGLVVATGPPEHLNRKGVERGRQWLEDETGSMEIRGGDYPIPHRDEVGSIVLLSGVTDVPRIEQLQQVAIEAKDRTETLQATAEEEFTSLVDTGGELDALF; encoded by the coding sequence ATGAAACTCGCACTAATCGGCTTCGGTCAGGCAGGCGGAAAAGTCGTCGACGAGTTCCTGTCGTTCGACGAGGCGATCGGCGGCGGCTTCATCGAATCGGCAGTCGCCGTCAACTCGGCGACGACGGACCTCCATGGACTCGAGAGAGTGCCGCAGGCAAACCGCGTCCTCATCGGCCAGGCTCGCGTGAAAGGCCACGGCGTCGGCGCGGACAACGAACTCGGCGCGGCGGTCACTGAAGAGGACATCGACGAGATCCAGGGTGCGATCGATCGCATTCCAGTCCACGAGATCGACGCATTCCTCATCGTCGCGGGCATGGGCGGCGGCACCGGCTCTGGTGGCGCACCGGTGCTTGCATCCCACCTCAGGCGTATCTACAGCCAGCCCGTGTTCGGCCTGGGCATTCTCCCCGCAATGGACGAAGGTGGCATCTACACCCTGAACGCCGCACGGTCGTTCCAGACGTTCGTCCGCGAGGTCGACAACCTGCTCGTCTTCGACAACGACGTCTGGCGAAGCGCAGGCGAGTCGGTCGCCGATGGCTACGGACGAATCAACCGGGAGATCGTCGAGCGGTTCGGCCTTCTCTTCGCCGCCGGTGAGGTCGGCCACGGTGATCACATCGCCGAGAGCGTCGTCGATTCCTCGGAAATCATCAACACGCTCAACGACGGCGTTTCGACGATCGGCTACGCCAGCGAAACGGTCGAGCCCTCGAGCGACGGCCTCCTCTCGACGTTCAAGAGCGACGATGGATTCGACGAAGGGCAAGCGACGAACCGAATGACGAGTCTCGTTCGCAAGGCGACGCTGGGTCGGCTCACGCTACCATGTGACGTCGGGAGTGCAGACCGCGGGCTCGTCGTCGCGACCGGGCCGCCTGAGCACCTAAACCGCAAGGGTGTCGAGCGCGGCCGCCAGTGGCTCGAAGACGAGACCGGGAGCATGGAGATCCGCGGCGGCGACTATCCGATTCCACATCGCGACGAAGTCGGATCGATCGTCCTCCTCTCCGGTGTCACCGACGTCCCGAGAATCGAACAGCTCCAGCAGGTGGCTATCGAGGCCAAAGACCGAACCGAAACCCTCCAAGCGACTGCCGAAGAGGAGTTTACGTCGCTCGTCGACACCGGCGGCGAGCTCGACGCCCTGTTCTGA
- a CDS encoding 6-hydroxymethylpterin diphosphokinase MptE-like protein, whose product MEFEEWEPVYEAICRDFGYDRAGDERARDCLASLVDDVDRSELSSVRDATVVVAGAGPSLTEPDALERASIGDVVFAASTAVDVLESSGVDVDCMVTDLDKNPDTVRRLTERGTPVAVHAHGDNLEAIREVVPDCDDEYVLPTTQAEPYESVKNFGGFTDGDRAAFLADHLGADRLVFVGWDFDDQSVDEPKARKLEWAERLLYWLERRRDDRFDVLDGRRGAIDTDAIPLGE is encoded by the coding sequence ATGGAGTTTGAGGAGTGGGAGCCGGTCTACGAGGCGATCTGTCGGGACTTCGGCTACGACCGGGCGGGTGACGAACGCGCTCGAGACTGCCTCGCATCACTGGTTGACGACGTCGACCGCTCGGAGCTCTCGAGTGTCCGAGACGCGACCGTCGTTGTCGCAGGGGCCGGACCGTCGCTGACTGAGCCGGACGCACTCGAGCGTGCAAGCATCGGTGACGTCGTGTTCGCCGCCTCGACGGCGGTCGACGTTCTCGAGTCCAGCGGTGTCGACGTCGACTGCATGGTCACTGACCTGGACAAGAACCCGGACACTGTCCGGCGGCTCACTGAACGCGGGACGCCCGTCGCAGTCCACGCACACGGAGACAATCTCGAGGCCATTCGGGAGGTCGTACCTGACTGTGACGACGAGTACGTCCTCCCGACTACGCAGGCGGAACCGTATGAGTCCGTGAAAAACTTCGGCGGCTTTACCGACGGCGACCGAGCTGCGTTTCTGGCGGACCATCTCGGTGCCGACCGACTGGTGTTCGTCGGCTGGGACTTCGACGACCAATCGGTCGACGAGCCGAAAGCCCGGAAACTCGAGTGGGCCGAACGGTTACTCTACTGGCTCGAGCGGAGGCGAGACGACCGATTCGACGTGCTCGACGGACGGCGAGGGGCCATCGATACGGACGCGATTCCACTGGGAGAGTGA
- the folP gene encoding dihydropteroate synthase, with protein sequence MNSVDAAGLGIGDEYPPRIMGVLNVSEESPYDPSVYDDPGEAARYVDESLIDEGADIVDVGLESANKRFDVLTAEEELERLHVALETIESVSGDAVFSIETRYATVADEALSQGFDMVNDICGFADPKMPTVCAEYDVAVGKMASPPDIERPGAVEETDWESRISADWAAEAGYVEQVYEALKQNGITDKTIVDPAFGGWSEAQTLENDRETFRRLREFRALGQPILVSINRKNFLGEVAGRDTEERLPVSLAATSMAVERGAHVIRTHDVAETRDAALIGKAFTERSSAARGAVSVRELDIGTSGDLRAHLLEWGIDPAVADEHYAAFFELEGLTTSEWTRMEATIADVNAEVYPSGDGGGLLIGTFDAISRIPDRLEGEAGGLGELGPVIENMLQ encoded by the coding sequence ATGAACAGCGTCGACGCGGCCGGACTCGGGATCGGCGACGAGTATCCACCCCGAATTATGGGCGTGTTGAACGTCAGCGAGGAATCGCCATACGATCCAAGCGTCTACGACGACCCCGGAGAGGCCGCCCGCTACGTCGACGAATCGCTCATCGACGAGGGAGCCGACATCGTCGACGTCGGTCTCGAGTCTGCCAACAAACGGTTCGACGTACTCACAGCCGAGGAGGAACTCGAGCGACTCCACGTCGCCCTCGAGACGATCGAAAGCGTTTCCGGCGACGCGGTGTTCTCGATCGAAACCCGGTACGCAACGGTTGCCGATGAAGCACTCTCACAGGGGTTCGACATGGTCAACGACATCTGTGGCTTCGCCGACCCGAAGATGCCGACGGTCTGTGCGGAGTACGACGTGGCCGTCGGTAAGATGGCGAGTCCGCCGGACATAGAGCGTCCGGGAGCCGTCGAGGAAACCGACTGGGAGAGCCGCATCTCGGCTGACTGGGCCGCCGAAGCCGGGTACGTTGAGCAAGTCTACGAGGCGCTGAAACAGAACGGAATCACCGACAAGACCATCGTCGATCCCGCCTTCGGCGGCTGGAGCGAGGCCCAGACTCTCGAGAACGACCGTGAGACGTTCCGCCGACTCCGGGAGTTTCGCGCACTCGGCCAGCCGATCCTCGTCTCGATCAACCGGAAGAACTTTCTCGGAGAGGTCGCGGGCCGGGATACCGAGGAGCGACTTCCGGTCAGTCTGGCGGCGACGTCGATGGCCGTCGAACGCGGTGCTCACGTGATCCGAACGCACGACGTCGCCGAAACGCGCGATGCAGCACTCATCGGAAAAGCGTTCACCGAACGCTCGAGCGCCGCCAGAGGGGCGGTGTCGGTTCGGGAACTCGATATCGGGACGTCGGGTGACCTTCGGGCGCACCTTCTCGAGTGGGGTATCGATCCGGCTGTAGCTGACGAACACTACGCTGCGTTCTTCGAACTCGAAGGCCTCACGACCAGTGAATGGACTCGAATGGAAGCGACGATCGCCGACGTGAACGCCGAGGTCTACCCGAGCGGGGACGGCGGCGGGCTTTTGATCGGCACGTTCGACGCGATTTCCCGCATCCCTGACCGCCTCGAGGGCGAAGCAGGCGGCCTCGGCGAACTCGGGCCTGTCATCGAAAACATGCTTCAGTAA
- a CDS encoding Cdc6/Cdc18 family protein, with protein sequence MSANDDRDPLFRYDDPVFADERLLEITHLPGPDRIVGRDEQMQRVADALNPAIFGSEPNHLFIFGKTGTGKSLISRSVTKRVISEAERDNVTVKYAFIDCGEQNTEASIIKTIAQLVNEPGDSGVSIPDRGLGTGDYYKRLWQAVDRCTDVTIVILDEIDMLEDDEVLRKLSRAGENRRISNSSIGIIGISNKIDFPDHLSERVKSSLSRDELVFSPYDANQLVEILEKRQDAFHDGVLSDDVIPLTAALAAQEHGDARKAIDILRNAGRIAKKQNATRVTANHVRDAKEKTEADRFNELIEGSPQQAKAILYSLTLLTENSTQKEFPTKIIYNQYKEVARQLDFDVLSERRVQEILQEQNFLNVIQSEREGRGRGRGAHAKHRLLENPSIVKKVLLRDSRLAVLEETE encoded by the coding sequence ATGTCCGCGAACGACGATCGTGATCCACTCTTTCGGTACGACGATCCGGTCTTTGCCGACGAGCGGTTGCTCGAGATCACACACCTCCCCGGTCCGGACCGGATCGTTGGCCGTGACGAGCAGATGCAGCGGGTGGCGGACGCCCTGAACCCGGCGATTTTCGGGAGCGAACCGAACCACCTGTTCATCTTCGGAAAGACGGGAACTGGCAAGTCGCTCATCTCTCGGTCGGTCACAAAGCGGGTGATCTCCGAGGCTGAACGCGACAACGTCACAGTAAAGTACGCCTTCATCGACTGCGGCGAGCAGAACACTGAGGCATCGATCATCAAGACGATCGCCCAACTCGTCAACGAACCCGGTGACAGCGGCGTCTCGATTCCAGACCGCGGCCTCGGCACCGGCGACTACTACAAACGACTTTGGCAGGCCGTCGACCGTTGTACGGACGTGACCATCGTCATCCTGGACGAGATCGACATGCTCGAGGACGACGAAGTCCTCCGCAAGCTCTCGCGAGCGGGCGAAAACCGACGCATCTCGAACTCGAGCATCGGTATCATCGGCATCTCGAACAAGATCGACTTCCCGGATCACCTCTCCGAACGAGTCAAGTCGAGTCTCTCACGGGACGAACTCGTCTTCTCGCCGTACGACGCCAACCAGCTCGTCGAGATCCTCGAGAAACGCCAGGACGCGTTCCACGACGGGGTGCTGTCCGACGACGTGATTCCGTTGACGGCCGCACTCGCCGCCCAGGAGCACGGTGACGCACGAAAGGCGATCGACATCCTCCGAAACGCCGGCCGGATTGCCAAGAAGCAAAATGCCACGCGAGTTACGGCCAACCACGTCCGCGACGCGAAAGAGAAGACCGAAGCCGACCGATTCAACGAACTGATCGAAGGCTCGCCCCAGCAGGCGAAAGCGATCCTCTACTCACTGACACTGCTCACCGAGAACAGCACACAAAAAGAGTTCCCGACGAAGATCATCTACAACCAGTACAAAGAGGTCGCTCGCCAGCTCGATTTCGACGTACTCTCCGAACGGCGCGTCCAGGAAATCCTTCAGGAACAGAACTTCCTCAACGTCATTCAATCCGAGCGCGAAGGTCGCGGGCGCGGCCGCGGTGCGCACGCGAAACATCGCCTGCTCGAGAACCCGTCGATCGTGAAGAAGGTACTCCTGCGAGACTCCAGGCTAGCCGTCCTCGAAGAGACCGAATAA
- a CDS encoding RNA methyltransferase: MTESPTASDLPSDRTPPAVAVVDAQSPGNVGTIARAMKNFGFDELLLVDPPDLDPDGEAYGFAGHARADVLPNATKLSFDELATKYHTIGCTAVTNEDDRSHIRFPFSTPAQLAERLPTVEAPTALVFGRERVGLTNDELARIDEICSIPANAAYPVLNLGQAATITLYELRPLTLEAEETQLPDLERVRASEATLERLYGQWGSLLEELNHPEEKRPKTMRMLRRVYGRADLTEREANTFLGLLRRATERPDVR; this comes from the coding sequence ATGACAGAATCACCCACCGCCTCCGACCTCCCATCAGACCGAACACCGCCAGCAGTCGCCGTCGTCGACGCACAATCGCCCGGCAACGTCGGAACGATCGCTCGAGCGATGAAGAACTTCGGCTTCGATGAGCTCCTGTTAGTCGATCCACCGGACCTCGATCCGGACGGTGAGGCGTACGGCTTCGCCGGCCACGCTCGAGCGGACGTCCTTCCGAATGCAACCAAGCTATCGTTCGACGAACTCGCTACGAAGTACCATACGATCGGCTGTACGGCAGTCACGAACGAAGACGATCGGAGTCACATTCGATTTCCCTTCTCGACCCCAGCCCAACTCGCCGAACGGTTGCCAACGGTCGAAGCCCCGACGGCACTCGTCTTCGGTCGCGAACGGGTTGGACTGACGAACGACGAGCTAGCCAGAATCGACGAGATCTGCTCGATTCCAGCCAACGCGGCGTATCCCGTCCTCAACCTCGGGCAGGCTGCGACGATCACGCTGTATGAACTTCGGCCACTTACACTCGAGGCCGAGGAGACGCAACTTCCCGACCTCGAGCGGGTTCGTGCCTCGGAAGCAACGCTCGAACGGCTCTACGGCCAGTGGGGATCGCTACTCGAGGAACTCAACCACCCGGAAGAGAAGCGGCCCAAAACGATGCGAATGCTTCGGCGGGTCTACGGTCGAGCGGACCTCACCGAACGAGAGGCGAACACCTTCCTCGGGCTCCTCAGGCGGGCAACGGAACGTCCCGACGTGCGGTGA
- a CDS encoding DMT family transporter, which yields MIRLASVPASSRNAVLFSMLAVCWGSSFVAIEVGLEYVPPLLFAGLRYAVAGILVLGYAMLVTDRVRPSGRDEWLAVTVVGAFVIALYHGLLYMGELYVSGAVAATIVSTAPILTVAFAGVVLPDERLGRLGIVGFVLGLMGVVLVVRPDPTGLGDGFTLGAALVFGSAVAFALGSVLIKPLESDLPLESLEAWAMLFGAGVLLIWAGLRGESVGAIEMSSTAIVSYLYLTLVSGVFAFLVYFELLDRTGAVQVNLVGYAEPAVAIGVSWLVLGTVVDSVTVVGLVTILVGFIVVKRRTLRYLLRSWTKPAGKEPIRIPPNRTEPRTDGGSVLEDGSNEKIQEATGAEGNCSSH from the coding sequence ATGATTCGTTTAGCATCGGTACCAGCCAGCTCCCGGAATGCGGTGCTCTTTTCGATGCTGGCTGTTTGCTGGGGAAGCTCTTTCGTTGCGATCGAAGTCGGCCTCGAGTACGTTCCGCCACTGTTGTTTGCGGGATTACGATACGCCGTGGCGGGAATACTCGTCCTGGGATATGCAATGCTGGTCACTGACCGGGTCCGGCCGTCCGGTCGCGACGAGTGGCTCGCGGTCACTGTTGTCGGCGCGTTCGTCATCGCACTCTATCACGGCCTGTTGTATATGGGCGAACTGTACGTCTCCGGTGCAGTCGCGGCAACCATCGTCAGCACCGCACCGATCCTCACCGTGGCGTTCGCCGGTGTGGTACTGCCCGACGAGCGGCTGGGTCGCCTGGGTATCGTCGGCTTCGTGTTGGGACTCATGGGAGTCGTCCTCGTCGTCCGTCCGGACCCGACCGGTCTCGGAGACGGATTTACCCTGGGAGCCGCGCTCGTGTTCGGCTCAGCCGTCGCGTTCGCGCTCGGGAGCGTCCTGATTAAGCCACTCGAGTCGGACCTACCGCTCGAGTCGCTCGAGGCGTGGGCGATGCTGTTCGGGGCTGGCGTGTTGCTTATTTGGGCGGGACTTCGCGGGGAGTCAGTCGGGGCGATCGAGATGAGTTCGACGGCGATCGTTTCGTACCTCTATCTCACACTCGTCTCTGGCGTCTTCGCATTCCTGGTGTATTTCGAGTTGCTCGATCGGACCGGTGCGGTACAGGTCAACCTCGTCGGATATGCCGAACCCGCGGTCGCGATCGGTGTTAGCTGGCTCGTGCTCGGAACGGTCGTCGACTCGGTGACGGTTGTCGGTCTGGTGACGATCCTCGTCGGTTTCATCGTTGTCAAGCGTCGGACGCTCCGGTACCTCTTGCGATCGTGGACGAAACCGGCGGGCAAAGAACCGATTCGGATTCCACCGAACCGCACGGAACCCCGAACGGACGGCGGCAGTGTGCTCGAAGACGGTTCAAACGAGAAAATTCAGGAAGCGACGGGAGCCGAGGGTAACTGTAGTAGCCACTGA
- a CDS encoding Lrp/AsnC family transcriptional regulator, translating into MDERDVRLLKAIAELGTGSPERLHDETDIPVSTIHYRLSNLREEGVITNDRYDIDLEKLGLGVTVIVEVHADYEGSYEEFADRMLTVEGVTNVFFTMGETDFIVIARLSDSDMVERLIAEFEELEGVDRTDSTFVIAVIEERDALQSYELETLLEELTDD; encoded by the coding sequence ATGGACGAGCGCGACGTCCGGTTGCTGAAGGCGATCGCCGAACTCGGCACGGGAAGTCCGGAACGACTCCACGACGAAACCGATATCCCCGTCTCGACGATCCACTATCGCCTCTCGAATCTTCGGGAGGAGGGAGTGATAACGAACGACCGGTACGACATCGATCTCGAGAAACTCGGTCTCGGCGTGACCGTCATCGTCGAGGTCCATGCCGATTACGAAGGGTCCTACGAGGAGTTTGCGGATCGAATGCTCACGGTCGAGGGAGTCACGAACGTCTTTTTTACGATGGGCGAGACCGACTTCATCGTCATCGCCAGATTAAGCGACAGCGACATGGTCGAGCGGCTGATCGCCGAGTTCGAGGAACTCGAGGGTGTCGACCGGACGGATTCGACGTTCGTCATCGCTGTGATCGAAGAACGGGACGCGTTACAGAGTTACGAGCTGGAGACGTTGCTCGAGGAGTTGACTGACGACTGA
- the gatE gene encoding Glu-tRNA(Gln) amidotransferase subunit GatE, giving the protein MTEYDYEELGLVAGLEIHQQLDTATKLFCQCPTELREPEEATRTFTRYLHPTRSELGELDAAAVEESKVDREFEYLAYDSTCLVEADDEPPHELDEEALETALEVAQLMDMAPVDQANVMRKIVVDGSNTTGFQRSTLIATEGEIETSDGAVGIEDLLLEEESAQRIEETDDGVRFSLDRLGIPLVEIGTSPDISSPEQALEAAERIGMLLRSTGKVKRGLGTIRQDVNVSIAAGSRVEIKGVQSLDDIDDIVRNEVGRQVALVEIADELAERDAAIGKPQDVTDVFTETDSGVLRGALNDGGSVMAVLLSGFDGLVGREIAPDRRLGTEFSDHAKRHGAGGIFHTDELPAYGVTEAEVTSLREAVGADPQDAVAIVADDTDVAESAIEAVAERAKTALEGVPEETRGANDDGTTRYLRPLPGAARMYPETDVPPVEPDPSEVPTPELLTEKVERYQAEYDLDAGLAEQVAYGKHMPLFEEVVADGIDPTLAASTLESTLTELRRDDVPIESLTDDHLSDVLEMVETGDLPNEGVPDLLTALADDPALTADAAAEAAGLGGVDDDAVREAVAEVVERNEAQVEDEGMQAFSALMGECMGALRGKADGDLVSQLLREEIQNRT; this is encoded by the coding sequence ATGACCGAGTACGACTACGAGGAACTCGGACTCGTCGCCGGGCTGGAGATCCACCAGCAACTCGATACGGCGACGAAACTGTTCTGTCAGTGTCCGACCGAGCTTCGCGAACCCGAAGAAGCAACCCGGACGTTCACCCGGTATCTCCACCCCACGCGCAGCGAACTGGGCGAACTCGACGCGGCCGCCGTCGAGGAGAGCAAGGTCGACCGCGAGTTCGAATACCTCGCGTACGACTCGACCTGTCTCGTCGAAGCGGACGACGAACCGCCCCACGAACTCGACGAGGAAGCCCTCGAGACCGCCCTCGAGGTCGCACAGCTGATGGACATGGCACCGGTCGATCAGGCCAACGTCATGCGAAAGATCGTCGTCGACGGCTCGAACACGACGGGCTTCCAGCGCTCGACGTTGATCGCTACCGAAGGCGAGATCGAAACCAGCGACGGAGCCGTCGGGATCGAAGATCTGTTGCTCGAAGAAGAAAGCGCCCAGCGCATCGAGGAAACCGACGACGGCGTCCGGTTTAGCCTCGACCGACTCGGGATCCCACTGGTCGAAATCGGGACCAGCCCGGACATCTCGAGTCCCGAGCAGGCGCTCGAGGCCGCCGAGCGCATCGGCATGTTGCTTCGCTCGACGGGCAAAGTCAAGCGCGGACTCGGGACGATCCGCCAGGACGTCAACGTCTCCATCGCGGCTGGTTCTCGCGTCGAGATCAAAGGCGTCCAGAGTCTCGACGACATCGACGACATCGTCCGTAACGAGGTCGGACGACAGGTCGCACTCGTCGAGATCGCCGACGAGTTGGCCGAACGAGACGCCGCCATCGGCAAGCCTCAGGACGTGACCGACGTGTTCACAGAGACTGACAGCGGTGTTCTCCGCGGCGCACTGAACGACGGTGGGTCCGTGATGGCCGTCTTACTCTCGGGCTTCGACGGACTGGTCGGTCGTGAGATCGCGCCGGATCGTCGACTCGGCACCGAGTTCTCAGACCACGCAAAGCGCCACGGCGCTGGCGGCATTTTCCACACCGACGAACTGCCAGCGTACGGCGTCACCGAGGCGGAAGTCACATCGCTTCGCGAGGCCGTCGGTGCCGACCCCCAAGACGCCGTCGCCATCGTCGCCGACGACACCGACGTCGCCGAAAGCGCGATCGAAGCCGTCGCAGAACGGGCGAAAACAGCACTCGAGGGTGTCCCCGAAGAGACTCGGGGTGCAAACGACGACGGAACGACGCGGTATCTCCGGCCGCTCCCCGGCGCGGCACGGATGTATCCCGAGACCGACGTGCCACCGGTCGAACCGGACCCGAGCGAGGTTCCAACGCCGGAACTGCTGACCGAGAAGGTCGAGCGCTATCAGGCCGAGTACGATCTCGACGCCGGTCTCGCCGAGCAGGTCGCCTACGGCAAACACATGCCGCTGTTCGAGGAGGTCGTAGCCGACGGCATCGACCCGACACTTGCCGCCTCGACGCTCGAGTCCACCCTAACCGAACTCCGCCGGGACGACGTCCCTATTGAGAGCCTGACCGACGACCACCTCTCGGACGTGTTGGAAATGGTGGAAACCGGCGACCTCCCGAACGAGGGCGTTCCGGATCTCCTCACCGCCCTCGCAGACGATCCAGCCCTGACGGCCGACGCGGCCGCGGAAGCGGCCGGACTCGGCGGCGTCGACGATGACGCAGTCCGCGAGGCTGTCGCCGAGGTCGTCGAGCGCAACGAAGCCCAAGTCGAAGACGAGGGTATGCAGGCGTTCTCTGCGCTGATGGGCGAGTGTATGGGTGCACTCCGGGGGAAAGCAGACGGCGACCTCGTGAGTCAACTGCTCCGTGAGGAGATCCAAAACCGGACCTGA